The stretch of DNA GCTCCAGCGCGGACAGGTGGCGCCGCACCCCCGCCGGGGTCAGGTCGAGCGCAGCGGCCAGCTCGACGGCGCTGATCGGCCCGTCCGCGGCGATCAGCTCGAGCACGCGCTGCCGCGTCCGGGTCTCCAGGTCGTCCACCCGCCCGGAGGACGCTCCGGCGAGCACGCCTCCGGCCGGCACGACGACGGGCAGCAGGCTGCTCATGCGCACCTCCACAGGAGACGGGTTGACCGGTGCGACGAGCACCGGCTCGAGATGTCCAGGACCGACGCGGTGGTCGCTCCTGATATCGGCAACATCCTTGTTGCCAAAATACATCCCGGCAAGCAAGGCCTGCCTTCCTCGTCCGCGATGCGGCCACCGCGCGGGACGCGACGCGCGAGCTGCCCGGTCAGGCGCCCTTCGCGTCGCCGTACGACGTGGCCGTCCCCACGGAGAGCGGGAACTCGACCGGGAAGTCGCCGAACAGCAGCCGCCCGGCGGCCACCGCGGCGGCACGGACCTCCTCGACCACCACGGGGGCCAGGGCCGTCGGGGTGTGGACCACAAGCTCGTCGTGCAGGAAGTAGACGAGGTGCGGGCGCGCGGCGAACGGCTCCGCCGCGCGACCGACCGCAGCCGTCGGTCCCATCGCCCACAACCTGCGCCGCGTCTCCGCGATCCAGGCCAGGGCCCACTCCGCTGCCGTGCCCTGCACGACGAAGTTCCTGGTGAAGCGGCCCCAGCCCCGGCTCGCCACCCGGGCCCGGGACTCCTCGCCCGCACCTGCGTCATCGGACAGCGCCTCAACCTGGGATCGGGCCCAGGCCGCCCCCGGCCGCGGCGAGCCCCGTCCCAGCAGGGTCGACACCACCTCCCCGCGCTCGCCGGCGCGAGCGGCCGCCTCGACGTACGCCAACGCGTCCGAGTACGCCCGGGCGATCCGCGGCAGCACCGCTGCGCTCGCGCCGGTGGTGCCGCCGTAGAGCGCGCCCAGCATGCCGACCTTCGCCAGCGCCCGCTCCGGCACCACCCCGGCCGCCACCATCGCGGCGTAGAGGTCGTGGCCCCGGCCCGCTGCGGCGAGCTGCTCGTCGTGCGCCAGCCCGGCCAGCACGCGCGGCTCCAGCTGCGCCGCATCGGCGACGACCAGGCTCCACCCCTCGTCGGCACGCACGGCATCGCGCAGGTGACGCGGCAGCTGGAGGGCACCACCGCCGCTGCTGCCCCACCGACCGGTGACCACCCCTCCGACCACGTACTCGGGACGGAAGCGCCCGTCGTGCACCCAGGTGTCCAGCCACGCCCAGCCGTTGGCGGTGTGCAGGCGTGACAGCCGCTTGTACTCCGTCAGCGGTGCGACGGCTGCGTGGTCCAGACCCTCGAGCTCCCACTTCCGGGTCGAGGTCACCGGCAGTCCTACGCGGCGCAGCGCACGGAGCAGGTCCGGTTGCGAGTCGGGGTTCAGCGCCGGTGCGTCCAGCTCCGACCGCAGCTGCTCCGCGAGCTGCTCGAGACGGTGGGGCCGCTCACCGGCGCGCGGACGTGGCCCGAGGAGCGAGCGGAGCACCTCGTCGTGCACCG from Cellulomonas sp. NTE-D12 encodes:
- a CDS encoding bifunctional 3'-5' exonuclease/DNA polymerase; translation: MLLLVTRHPDGVTARVRRVDRGVPHAVVGRESAPRWVWSDTSALYPGLLADGVRVDRCLDLRLAHRVLRLAPAVATSRLATAAAGPFDAPAPAEPGPPAETLFDEVRAERPLDEETCLAELTAQHEAVEHAAPPARLRLLLAAESAGALAAAEMRHAGVPWDPAVHDEVLRSLLGPRPRAGERPHRLEQLAEQLRSELDAPALNPDSQPDLLRALRRVGLPVTSTRKWELEGLDHAAVAPLTEYKRLSRLHTANGWAWLDTWVHDGRFRPEYVVGGVVTGRWGSSGGGALQLPRHLRDAVRADEGWSLVVADAAQLEPRVLAGLAHDEQLAAAGRGHDLYAAMVAAGVVPERALAKVGMLGALYGGTTGASAAVLPRIARAYSDALAYVEAAARAGERGEVVSTLLGRGSPRPGAAWARSQVEALSDDAGAGEESRARVASRGWGRFTRNFVVQGTAAEWALAWIAETRRRLWAMGPTAAVGRAAEPFAARPHLVYFLHDELVVHTPTALAPVVVEEVRAAAVAAGRLLFGDFPVEFPLSVGTATSYGDAKGA